CTGCAAGATTTTAGCCTGCTCAAGGCTCATTGCACCTACATTTTAGATTTCAGGAGAATGGCGATGCTTTTACGTCAAACCGCACGGCTGCAATTGCATGTGCTCGAAGAATACGATGTTCAACGTGTATTGGAGTTCTATCAGGCTAATGCCGAATTTCGCCAACCTTGGTCGCCGACAATGGATGCCAATTTTCTGACGCTTGAAGGCCAACGTGAACGCCTACGTAGCGATCGGATTGGCCGTGATCGTGAGCAAGGCCTTGCTGTATGGCTGACCGAAATTGATCAAACTGAATTGGTTGGCATGGTAGCCTTGCGCAATATTGTGCGTGGAGCGTTTTGGTCGTGCCATCTTGGCTACGAAGTTCATAACGTCTATGCCAAGCGTGGCTATATCAGCGAAGCCTTGCAAGCCGTTGTGGAGTATGCCTTTGTGGATTTACGCCTGCACCGCATCGAAGCCAACATTATGCCGCGCAACCAACGCTCAATTGGGGTGGTGGAGAAACTTGGGTTTGAGCACGAAGGCCTCGCCCGTAAATACCTCAAAATCAATGGCACGTGGGAAGATCATATCCATTATGTGCTTTTGAATGCGGCAGTCGAGTAAGAATCAAATCAAAAGTCAAAAGGCAAAAATCAAAATAAGCTATCGAAATAGTTTCAACCAATTTAGATGGTTGACTAGGGTGTGAGGATTCAGGGTCGAGGGATAAGGAGTTTGAAACAGGGTGCTTTAAACTGATCCCTAATCCCTGAATCCTAGCACCTTCGTGCTCTTCGTGTTCTTCGTGGTTAAATTCCACCTCTGTTGCTCTACGAGCTTTTTGCCTTTTGACTTCTGCCTTTTGATTTTATGCTTGTTCTAGGACTTTGGCATAATACGCGCCCCAGTTGGGCTGGCGACCATCGACATCGTAGAAACCATATTCTTCCATCAAGGTCCAAGAAGCCCAGGTTTTGCCAGCTTTTTGGGCAACATTAGGGTCGCTTGCCAAGGCTACGATCGCCCGACCCAAGTAATAGGGCGTTTCGGATTCGCTATAGTGAGGATCTTTGGCGATGGCATCACGCCAGTTTTCCTCGCTGACCCCAAAATAATCAAGCATTTCCTCGGAGCGTAAAAAGCCTGGAGTTACGGCTAAGGCCGTTACGCCATGCTCCTTCAAATCTTCGTGCATACCAACTGCAATGCGCATAACGCTGGTTTTGACCAAATCGTAGATGCTATGGCCGCGATAATTCAACGTATCGCCATCAGTTACTTCAATAATCAAGCCTTGACCACGGGCAACCATCAGTGGCGCTGCATAAAACGAGGTAATTAAGTGGGTATCAATTGAATTATGCAAGAGGTTTAGATTGGTGTGAATATCACCTTGCCAAAACTTCTGCTCCCAAACCAGTGCATGCTGGCCACCCCAAATATCATTCACAACAATATCAAGCTGGCCAGATTGTTCAGTGTTAATCCGTTGAATCAAGGCTTCAACTTGGGCAGGATCGTTATGATCAACTTGGATGGCAATGCCCTGACCACCAGCCGCCGTCACCATTTCCGCAGTATCGTCAATTGTTTCAGCTCGATTGATTGGCGAACGCTGATTGCGGGTAGTGCGGCCTGTGCAATAGACAGTTGCGCCCGCCTCGCCCAAACTTACCGCGATGCCACGGCCACAACCACGGGTTGCTCCAGCTACCAAGGCCACTTTTCCGGCTAAAGGTTTAGTTGTCATCAAGCTGATCCTCCTAAAACAACAATCGCACGAACGCAGAGTGTAATGCAAGCAGCACAATCACTCAACGGTCGTGCGACCGATGTGTCAGCCTGATCAACTGAACAGGTGGGCAGTTTCGCTAAAACGCCGAGCGCTAAACAAAACAGCAGGAGTGCCAGCTAACTCGGCGAGCAGTTCGTCAGCGGCAACCAAGCCTAATCCAAGGCCATGGCCACTAAAACCCACGGCAAAGGCAATTCGATCATCACGCCGTAAGCGCCCAACCAAGGGCCGATGATCCGGTGCAAAGCCCATTGTGCCCGCCCAACGCCGCTCAATCGGTGCAGCAGCAGCCTCAGGGAAGTGACGCTGCAAAAAGCCATCAAGCAAATCTTGAATCAACGGTGTAGTGCAATCGGCAAAAGTTTGTTCTTCGGCAACCGCGCGATTGCGAAAAC
This sequence is a window from Herpetosiphon gulosus. Protein-coding genes within it:
- a CDS encoding GNAT family N-acetyltransferase, which codes for MLLRQTARLQLHVLEEYDVQRVLEFYQANAEFRQPWSPTMDANFLTLEGQRERLRSDRIGRDREQGLAVWLTEIDQTELVGMVALRNIVRGAFWSCHLGYEVHNVYAKRGYISEALQAVVEYAFVDLRLHRIEANIMPRNQRSIGVVEKLGFEHEGLARKYLKINGTWEDHIHYVLLNAAVE
- a CDS encoding SDR family oxidoreductase; amino-acid sequence: MTTKPLAGKVALVAGATRGCGRGIAVSLGEAGATVYCTGRTTRNQRSPINRAETIDDTAEMVTAAGGQGIAIQVDHNDPAQVEALIQRINTEQSGQLDIVVNDIWGGQHALVWEQKFWQGDIHTNLNLLHNSIDTHLITSFYAAPLMVARGQGLIIEVTDGDTLNYRGHSIYDLVKTSVMRIAVGMHEDLKEHGVTALAVTPGFLRSEEMLDYFGVSEENWRDAIAKDPHYSESETPYYLGRAIVALASDPNVAQKAGKTWASWTLMEEYGFYDVDGRQPNWGAYYAKVLEQA